In a genomic window of Pseudomonadota bacterium:
- a CDS encoding response regulator: protein MADQIKCNVLLVDDEVQFLDALSQRLEIRGLSVDTVKDGEEALAKIDEKPFDAIVLDLAMPGIDGIETLRLLKEKQPDLQIIMLTGHATVKSGIDAMKMGAEDFLEKPLDLNVLLEKLTQAKNKTMLLVEKSRQEEVRKIIKSKSW from the coding sequence ATGGCCGATCAAATCAAATGTAACGTTTTGTTGGTGGATGATGAGGTACAGTTTTTAGATGCGCTTTCCCAGCGGCTGGAAATCCGTGGTCTTTCTGTTGATACAGTCAAGGATGGAGAAGAAGCCCTTGCCAAGATAGACGAGAAGCCCTTTGATGCCATAGTTTTGGATTTGGCCATGCCCGGCATTGACGGTATTGAAACATTGAGGTTGCTCAAGGAAAAACAGCCCGATCTGCAGATCATAATGCTGACAGGTCATGCTACGGTTAAAAGCGGGATTGACGCAATGAAAATGGGCGCTGAGGATTTTCTGGAGAAACCTTTGGATTTGAATGTGCTTCTTGAGAAATTAACTCAAGCGAAAAATAAAACAATGCTCCTTGTCGAGAAGAGCCGCCAGGAGGAAGTAAGGAAAATTATTAAAAGTAAAAGCTGGTAA
- a CDS encoding CBS domain-containing protein, whose translation MTADNHPVVKDYIIPLARYPHLKETQTLHDAVQAIQEFTCGENNRLRYSEMLVVNERNQLVGRLSIENILEGLDKRLVEVPKVKGFEGKGGEYPNLSILWEDSFFMKCTEKKDEQIKGFMTPTDRLVKGSDSLLKALSIMLHTKEVILPVSDQERIIGVIRLEEIFKAICSVCKL comes from the coding sequence GTGACTGCTGACAATCATCCGGTCGTTAAGGACTATATCATTCCTCTGGCAAGATATCCGCATCTGAAAGAAACGCAAACACTCCATGATGCCGTGCAGGCGATCCAGGAATTCACCTGCGGCGAAAATAACCGTCTGAGATATTCAGAGATGCTGGTTGTTAATGAACGGAATCAACTTGTGGGGCGGCTGTCCATAGAGAATATTCTTGAGGGCCTTGATAAGCGCCTTGTGGAAGTGCCGAAGGTTAAAGGCTTTGAAGGAAAGGGCGGTGAGTATCCCAACCTGTCGATTTTATGGGAAGATTCCTTTTTCATGAAGTGTACGGAAAAAAAGGATGAGCAGATCAAGGGTTTTATGACGCCCACAGACAGGTTGGTCAAGGGGAGCGATTCCCTGCTCAAGGCCCTGTCCATCATGTTGCACACCAAAGAGGTTATCCTGCCGGTTTCTGATCAGGAACGGATTATCGGTGTCATCCGGCTTGAGGAGATTTTCAAGGCGATATGCAGCGTTTGTAAGCTGTGA
- a CDS encoding SLC13 family permease, which translates to MTNSNADVSVAMKNVPFDWKRLLFLSIGVIAFLGVYYSPLWPDAVDPMGEHFLLTKEGKGALAVFCLAATWWVFEVVPIGVTSLTIGMLQALFFIRPAKVAFKDFMDPSVLFIFGSIVIGMVFTKTGLTKRVAYKMLSIVGEKTSMIYLGCFVLTAALTHIMAHTAVAATMFPLLMAIYALYSDEQGPTKFGKGLFIGMAYVAGAGSIITLLGAARGAVALGFYKDITGVDISFFQLTYYMFPIGWAFTFLLWGFFMLVCKPEKKVIPGLKEKAKRMYIELGSWSTKEILASLIVGLTILVISAKAFVPALEGLDKTGILLISTILFFIVNILDINDLEEIPWNIILLFAGAMSIGFCLWETGAAKWMAVNWLTLFQSAPAIVFILGMAFFVMIMTNFIMNVAAIAISLPVALVIAPYLGVAGEVILFSALVVAGMPFLLLVGAAPNAIAYNSKQFTTGEFFAYGIPASILLMVVVWIAVQFVWPLMGMEVYLPK; encoded by the coding sequence ATGACAAATTCTAATGCTGATGTGAGTGTCGCGATGAAAAACGTGCCGTTTGACTGGAAACGCTTACTGTTTCTGTCCATAGGTGTCATAGCATTCTTAGGTGTATATTATTCGCCCCTGTGGCCGGATGCCGTTGACCCCATGGGGGAACATTTTCTTTTAACCAAGGAGGGAAAGGGCGCTCTGGCGGTTTTCTGCCTGGCGGCGACCTGGTGGGTCTTCGAAGTGGTTCCCATCGGAGTCACCAGTCTCACCATCGGCATGCTGCAGGCCCTTTTTTTTATCCGGCCTGCCAAGGTGGCCTTCAAGGATTTCATGGACCCGTCGGTTCTTTTTATTTTCGGTTCCATTGTTATCGGTATGGTTTTCACCAAGACCGGCCTGACCAAACGTGTTGCCTATAAAATGCTCTCCATTGTCGGCGAAAAGACCAGCATGATATACCTGGGTTGTTTTGTGCTCACCGCCGCTCTGACACATATCATGGCTCATACCGCGGTTGCGGCCACCATGTTCCCGTTGCTGATGGCCATATACGCACTGTACTCCGACGAACAAGGTCCCACCAAATTCGGTAAAGGGCTGTTCATCGGCATGGCATATGTGGCAGGAGCCGGCAGTATCATCACCCTGCTGGGTGCAGCCCGTGGTGCGGTGGCCCTTGGATTTTACAAGGATATCACCGGAGTGGATATCAGTTTTTTCCAGCTTACCTACTACATGTTTCCCATCGGTTGGGCCTTCACTTTTCTGCTGTGGGGCTTTTTCATGCTGGTCTGTAAACCTGAAAAGAAAGTCATTCCCGGACTCAAGGAAAAAGCGAAAAGAATGTACATAGAGCTCGGCTCCTGGTCCACCAAGGAAATTCTGGCCTCTCTTATTGTTGGTCTGACCATTCTGGTCATCTCTGCAAAGGCCTTTGTTCCGGCGTTGGAGGGACTTGACAAGACCGGTATTCTCCTTATCTCAACTATTCTTTTTTTCATCGTCAATATTCTGGACATCAATGATCTGGAAGAGATTCCCTGGAACATTATTCTGTTGTTTGCCGGCGCCATGTCCATCGGTTTCTGCCTGTGGGAAACCGGCGCTGCAAAATGGATGGCAGTCAACTGGCTCACCCTGTTCCAGAGCGCCCCGGCAATCGTCTTCATCCTGGGCATGGCATTTTTCGTGATGATCATGACCAACTTCATCATGAACGTTGCGGCAATCGCCATTTCCCTGCCGGTGGCACTGGTAATCGCTCCCTATCTCGGAGTTGCAGGTGAAGTAATTTTATTCTCCGCCCTGGTTGTTGCCGGTATGCCTTTTCTGTTGCTGGTAGGTGCGGCGCCCAACGCCATTGCGTATAACTCCAAGCAGTTCACCACCGGAGAATTCTTTGCTTACGGGATCCCTGCCAGTATTCTGCTTATGGTGGTGGTCTGGATAGCTGTTCAATTTGTCTGGCCGCTTATGGGCATGGAGGTTTATCTGCCCAAATAA
- the nhaD gene encoding sodium:proton antiporter NhaD: MFLVAAALFSFPGQVFASASAEANLNLTAHGVGYAALVIFVVAYLLVMGEEFIHMRKSKPVLLAAGLIWGLIAYVYASHGMNHAAEVAVRHNILEYAELFLFLLVAMTYINAMEERRVFEALRVRLVCAGFSLRKLFWITGLLAFFISPVADNLTTALLMCAVIMAIAKDNPKFISLACINIVVAANAGGAFSPFGDITTLMVWQKGIVDFWTFFALFIPSAVNWLVPALIMSFFVPKVMPTSCDINVHMKRGALVVIGLFLATIGTAVSFHNFLHLPPMLGMMTGLSYLKLYGFYLKKTHKTAGQEYRRRMGETDEQLGDIVAFDVFRNIARAEWDTLMFFFGVILCVGGLGFIGYLGMVSHVMYTGWGATQANIMVGILSAIVDNIPVMFAVLTMNPEMSQGQWLLVTLTAGVGGSMLSIGSAAGVALMGQARGKYTFFGHLKWTPVIALGYAASIYVHFLVNGSKF; encoded by the coding sequence CTGTTTTTAGTGGCAGCAGCATTATTCAGTTTTCCGGGTCAGGTATTTGCTTCTGCCTCTGCTGAGGCGAATTTGAATCTTACTGCTCACGGAGTGGGTTACGCTGCTTTGGTTATTTTTGTTGTCGCCTATCTCCTGGTAATGGGTGAAGAGTTCATTCACATGAGAAAGTCTAAACCCGTGCTTCTGGCCGCAGGCCTGATCTGGGGGTTGATTGCTTATGTTTATGCAAGCCACGGGATGAATCATGCAGCAGAAGTGGCAGTGCGACATAACATTCTTGAATACGCGGAATTGTTTCTCTTCCTGCTGGTTGCCATGACCTACATCAATGCCATGGAAGAACGGCGGGTGTTTGAAGCCCTCAGAGTCCGGCTGGTGTGTGCGGGTTTTTCTTTGCGAAAGCTCTTCTGGATAACCGGACTGCTTGCTTTCTTCATCTCACCGGTGGCGGACAACCTGACCACAGCCCTTCTCATGTGCGCCGTTATTATGGCCATTGCCAAGGACAATCCCAAATTTATAAGCCTGGCCTGCATAAATATCGTAGTTGCCGCCAATGCCGGCGGCGCTTTCAGTCCTTTTGGAGATATCACCACCCTTATGGTATGGCAGAAAGGCATTGTTGATTTCTGGACCTTTTTTGCTCTGTTTATTCCTTCAGCCGTCAACTGGCTGGTGCCGGCGTTGATCATGAGTTTTTTTGTTCCAAAGGTGATGCCGACATCATGCGATATTAATGTCCATATGAAGCGCGGTGCTTTAGTTGTCATCGGGTTATTTCTGGCGACAATCGGCACTGCAGTGAGTTTTCATAATTTTCTGCATCTCCCCCCCATGCTCGGCATGATGACCGGTCTGTCTTATCTGAAACTGTACGGCTTCTATCTTAAGAAGACCCATAAAACGGCTGGTCAAGAATACAGAAGGCGTATGGGGGAAACTGATGAACAGTTGGGCGATATAGTCGCCTTTGATGTTTTCAGAAATATTGCGCGCGCCGAATGGGACACCCTGATGTTTTTCTTTGGCGTCATCCTCTGTGTCGGGGGCTTGGGGTTCATCGGTTATCTGGGCATGGTCTCCCATGTGATGTACACCGGCTGGGGGGCAACTCAAGCAAATATCATGGTCGGCATTCTCTCCGCCATTGTCGATAATATCCCGGTAATGTTCGCCGTGCTCACCATGAATCCCGAAATGTCGCAGGGCCAATGGCTGCTGGTGACACTGACGGCAGGGGTTGGCGGCAGTATGTTGTCAATCGGCTCTGCAGCAGGCGTTGCATTAATGGGTCAGGCCAGGGGGAAGTATACCTTTTTCGGTCATCTTAAATGGACTCCGGTCATCGCACTGGGCTATGCAGCGAGCATTTATGTGCATTTTTTAGTCAATGGCTCCAAGTTCTGA
- a CDS encoding sigma-70 family RNA polymerase sigma factor has translation MIISQIAVDLLKETSHPALSRYLEEVDLHPVLSKDEVFALAKQFKEDEDHGAGQQLLSSHLRLVIKIVWDFQDYWQGNIMDLVQEGNVGLIIAQRKFDPSRNVQFTTYAFYWIYSYISRYILNNWRLVKICTARSKRLLFFRMRNEAKKIVAQCPIEFSRVLAERLDVSEVELEDMIQRIHGEDIAFEDSHEVLSDIDHQIMMQNGIVREAMSADLGVKARVRSVINKMAGDLNQREQAILKFRLLGDEVSSLREIGEMFQLSRERIRQIEDTLVIKLEKALKQEFSDLCLEQGI, from the coding sequence ATGATTATTTCTCAGATTGCTGTTGACCTTTTAAAAGAGACATCACATCCGGCGTTAAGCAGATATCTCGAAGAGGTAGATCTGCATCCGGTTTTATCAAAGGACGAGGTTTTTGCTCTGGCCAAACAGTTCAAAGAGGATGAAGATCATGGCGCAGGGCAGCAACTGCTTTCCTCACACTTAAGGTTGGTGATCAAAATTGTCTGGGATTTTCAGGATTATTGGCAGGGTAATATTATGGATCTTGTCCAGGAGGGTAATGTTGGTTTGATTATTGCGCAGAGAAAATTTGACCCAAGTCGAAATGTGCAATTTACCACCTATGCCTTTTACTGGATATATTCATATATCAGCAGATATATTTTGAACAATTGGCGTTTGGTTAAAATCTGTACCGCCAGGTCTAAGCGACTCCTTTTTTTTCGTATGAGAAACGAAGCGAAAAAAATTGTTGCGCAATGTCCGATTGAATTCAGCAGGGTTCTTGCAGAACGGCTGGATGTTTCGGAAGTCGAACTTGAAGATATGATTCAAAGGATACATGGAGAAGATATTGCTTTTGAGGATTCACATGAAGTCCTCTCGGATATCGATCACCAGATTATGATGCAGAACGGAATTGTTCGGGAAGCAATGTCTGCTGATCTGGGAGTTAAAGCAAGGGTGAGGTCTGTAATAAATAAAATGGCAGGAGATCTTAATCAAAGGGAACAGGCTATTCTCAAGTTCAGGTTGTTGGGAGACGAGGTAAGCTCGCTCAGGGAGATTGGCGAGATGTTCCAGCTCTCCAGGGAAAGAATAAGGCAGATAGAGGATACTCTGGTTATAAAATTGGAAAAAGCTCTTAAACAGGAGTTTTCTGATTTGTGTTTAGAGCAAGGAATATGA
- a CDS encoding cytochrome b/b6 domain-containing protein has product MKASSELIYIHPGPVRVWHWVNALGIVLLVLTGLQIRFAEILDFFTLEEAIKVHNYVGFIVIANYGLWVAYYFGTGKIKIYFPDIKTFLPNVIKQMKYYGGGIFKGDPNPHVMTPDNKFNALQQKAYLGLMFIFLPAQMITGVLLWRVKEYEQYINMLGGIKIVDTVHVLLFFFFGVFLFVHSYLATLGHTPTAHFKAMFTGYEEHH; this is encoded by the coding sequence ATGAAAGCATCAAGTGAATTGATCTATATCCACCCGGGACCGGTGCGGGTATGGCATTGGGTAAATGCTTTGGGAATAGTCCTACTGGTGCTCACCGGCCTGCAGATCCGCTTTGCGGAGATCCTTGATTTTTTCACTCTTGAGGAGGCTATCAAGGTGCATAATTATGTAGGCTTCATAGTCATTGCAAATTACGGTCTCTGGGTGGCTTACTATTTTGGCACCGGGAAGATAAAGATTTATTTTCCCGATATCAAGACCTTTCTGCCCAACGTCATCAAGCAGATGAAATATTATGGAGGGGGAATTTTCAAGGGTGACCCAAATCCCCATGTAATGACCCCGGATAACAAATTCAATGCCTTGCAGCAGAAAGCATATCTTGGATTAATGTTTATCTTTCTGCCGGCCCAGATGATAACCGGTGTGCTGCTTTGGAGAGTAAAGGAATACGAGCAGTACATTAACATGCTCGGCGGTATAAAAATTGTTGATACCGTACATGTATTGCTCTTTTTCTTTTTTGGAGTCTTTTTGTTTGTCCATTCCTATCTTGCGACTCTGGGTCACACGCCCACAGCACACTTCAAGGCCATGTTTACCGGTTATGAGGAACATCATTAA